The DNA window gcattCATGGATTGTGACGAGAAGAAGTTTTGTCTCAATATTACAGGTATACTATTGTGGATGCTAACAAAAACTACAATTTTCTCGTGGAGTTTTCATTCTTCCATAAGTTAGTTTCCTCCATAGATTCTACTCTAAAGAATGCTGTgtatatctaaaaaataaatcagccatgTCTATATGAATCCTTTCGTCCCATCTGTGTATATATGTGATTCACAATTTGCATATACAGTACGTTGAGATTAAATCAAATACAAGAAAAGATTAATTCTTAAGCTGAGTGACATATTGCAAGAGTCTAAAATATTCAGGGACTTAacagtaaaatatttatttataaaaaaaaaatatatatcattttataaTAGGGCCAATCAATTTAGCGCCACCGTAACAGAggcaaaaaaacaatttgagcGAGGCACAGAACGAGAATTGAGAGACACTAGAGCTTCCTTCATCCATGGAGGCTTGAACCAGAACAACGAGAAAGTTACTGTAACAAAAGCAATTTTTGTATTATGGGTTCTGTTTCGAATTTTGTGAACCCTAATACATGCCAGCCAGCTCCTTGCCTCTTGTCTCGAAGTAATAAGTTCCCATGGACAAAACCCGTATCTGGTGTTTTGTTCCCTCGTTCCGTCACGCCGATTCAGAGATGTCACCTTGTTCGAAGAAACTGCGTTGTCTCTGCTTCCCTAATGGTATGATTGATATGCGTCAACAATCTTAGTTCCTGTAATCCGAGAACTTTGTCAGTACTTGACGCACACCAACTGTTCGATCATTTGTCTCGTCTGTATCTTTTAGCTGTTTCTGGTGTCTCTTTTCTCTCATGGGATTCCTTGTGAATGTGTGCGCTTTGGGATTTGAACTTTCTTCCTCAGGGTTATGTTACTTCTCATGTTTTATTGACTTATTTTTAGGGGAATTTGGGTCGTATGAAGAGGAATGTACAAGATTTTACGAGCATGAATTATTGGGTTGTGCGGGACTACTACCGTCTTGTGCAATCTGTCAATTTCCTTGAACCATTGATACAAAGCCTTTCCGATGAACAGGTTCGACTTAGCCTTCACTGCGTGAGAGCTTTCATTTCTTAGATATGATTCTTTAAtgtattttaactttttcttgtttttactCCTAAGCTGAAAGCTAAAACCTCAGAATTTCGAGAAAGATTAATGCGAGGGGAGTCCCTAGCAGATATGCAAGCTGGTTCGATCAAAATCttacttcttaattttttttactcatagTTACTTTTTTATTGACAATGTACAGTTTTAATACAGCTATGCAATTACTTTctcacttttgtgtgtgtgttttcctTGTATAGAGGCATTTGCTGTTGTCCGAGAAGCTGCAAAGAGAACAATTGGAATGCGTCATTTTGACGTGCAGGTCTGTCTATATCTATATTCTCAAATTTGTAATTCATGCTGGTGTATTTCTATTATCTTGAAGAGAGGTTGTTGGGTATACTTATGTTTTAAGTTGCTGCATCAGATAATTGGTGGAGGAGTGCTTCATGATGGATCTATTGCAGAGATGAAGACAGGTGAAGGGAAAACACTAGTCTCCACCTTAGCTGCATATCTTAATGCTTTAACTGGTGAGGGCGTTCATGGTATGTTGTCTGCTCTCTCTGGCTTCTTTACGACTTGATCATTTGCTGAAATTTTGAATAAGGCAAGTGAGATGTATGGCCTGGCCTGGTTGCCTCAGTTTTACTACATATTGTTCGACAATGATATACCTATGAAGAATATATCACTTAGCATCTAGTTAACACTGTTATTGTTGATTTTCTATTGGCAGTGGTTACTGTGAATGATTACCTGGCCCAGCGTGATGCTGAATGGATGGGTCGTGTTCACCGCTTCTTAGGACTTTCAGTTGGTCTCATTCAGGTAGGTTACACGGGTGCTATTTGCCTCTTACCTTCTAGATTTTTAAGTAGAAAACTTATGGCATTTTCTTCTAAAATGATTTAACAATTAGAGAGGAATGAAAGCTGAAGAGAGAAAATTCAATTATAGCTGTGATATAACATACACCAATAACTCAGTAAGTATTTCATTCATATCGTATCTTCTACTTGgattagatcttttttttttgtcatctctcatctcttttcTACCAACACTTTTGCATAACTCAGGAGCTTGGATTTGATTATCTACGAGATAACCTTACTTCAAACCGTGAACAACTTGTGATGAGATGGTAAATCCCCTAAATCTTTTTATTCCTTAGTTTGATTTTAATAGTGACAATTTGTGACGCACAGGCCAAAACCATTTCACTTTGCAATAGTTGATGAAGTAGACTCAGTACTCATTGATGAAGGCAGAAACCCTTTGCTGATAAGTGGTGAGGTAATGTAGTTCATTATAATAAGCTTAGAAATTTATTATTCTTCGGAGACTCAGACATTTGGATTATAGTTTGAATGTGGTTAAGAATGGTAGATgcagcagagaaagaaaaacaataacttTGGGACACAGTTTCACCGATTGATGGGGTCCTTTCTGTTGTACTTGTTTCACAGGCTAACGAAAATGCCGCACGATATCCAGTTGCTGCCAAAGTGGCTGAACTTCTCTTAAAGGATATTGTGAGTTTTGTCGTTTCCTTTTTCTGTTGCTTTATTGcgagcatttttatttttatttaaggaaGTGGATTTTTCTAAAATGATATTTGAAATTCTTGTTTATAGCATTACAAAGCTGAACTAAAAGAAAACTCAGTGGAACTCACTGAAGATGGTATATCTCTTGCTGAAATGGCTCTTGAGACTGTTGATTTATGGGACGAAAATGATCCATGGGCAAGGTATCTAATTGTTACTATTACTGATATTCTTGATGCTTCTATATCGTTATGTAGAACTTCGGTAGTTGGCTTTTAGTAGTAAGATTTTTGAATGGTGACTATTTAGATTTAGTTGTCATAGTTTATATGTTTGGCCAGTTATTGGTGAAGATATGGGGTAAAAATGCTGTACTGGTTGGTGCTGATTAATGGCTTATGGCTGAATAAAGAATAGTAGGGTATCATTTTCTTACATAATAATCATGAATTTCTTAGGAGACAGCCTACTCCTGGATATTATTGTATCCGCTTATACTGTTTTACTCAAATTTTAAGAAACTGTTTATGATCTGTTTTCATATTCACAATCCTATCATGTTCTTACAGATAGTAGTCTTTTTTCCTGTTTCGAAATAAGTGTTTTCTCATATTTGGTGCAACGCTTCTGTGCTGTTTTTTTGGATCCCtgtttattgaaaattttgattattgCAGGTTTGTTATGAATGCTTTAAAAGCTAAAGAATTTTACAAGCGGGATGTCCAATATATTGTGAGAGATGGGAAAGCACTAATCATCAATGAGGTATAAGTAGATTTGGCTTCAATTGTATTCAGTATTTCATTTCATAAATTGCGTGAGATAGCTAGTAATTGTTATGTAATTCCATTTATATCTTATTTAAAAAAGTATGAGGATTTGAGTAAACAAaggattttaattttcttcagTTGACTGGAAGAGTTGAAGATAAAAGGAGATGGTCTGAAGGAGTTCACCAGGCTGTCGAGGCTAAAGAAGGTCTAGAGATTCAGGTTTGTCACCCGTATTCATAAGTTGTAATGTAAAAGTATGCTTCAAAAACTTTCATTCATGACGGTAACTCTTTGATCTTAGGCTGATTCGATTGTTGTGGCTCAAATTACCTATCAGTCACTTTTTAAACTCTATCCAAAGCTCTCCGGGATGACTGGGACAGCAAAAACAGAAGTATGTACATGGGGATTCACTTTGACCcatcttcttaattttttcctGAACATATTATGTTCTTGACTGCATAACGCAGTTTAAAACACACGTGTTTCTTCACCTTCTTGCAGGAAAAGgagtttttgaaaatgtttCAAATACCTGTTATTGAAGTTCCTACAAATTTGTCAAATATTCGTATCGATCTACCAATACAAGCTTTTGCGGTAAGCATCCTTAAAACTCACATTTGTGTTTGCATTTTTCGTCTCATTGCTAAAAGTTAAACAAAGTGTGCCTTCTCATTCAACCCTCTGGTATGGTGCATGCTAGACTGCTCGGGGTAAATGGGAATATGTTCGTCGAGAAGTTGAAGACATGTTTGGGCAAGGTCGACCTGTTTTAGTAGGAACAACAAGGTATCTCCATGCGACTAAAACCACTTTAGAATCTCTTGCACACATAGACTTAGGCATATTTATTCAGGATTTCAGAATATATCGCAATGTcctgatgtcaaaaaaaaaaagaacatacagAAGAAAGATTCAGGCCCTCTTTTCTTGGAGATACTTAAAACACTGACATATGTATATGTTGAATTTCTTTATCGAGTGTGGTTTATGTTGGCAGATCTAATAATGAACCAAGGAGGACTACATaagaagatatattttaaaatacattactTTTCCATTATTAACAAGTTAGCGTCATCCTGCAGTGTAGAGAATTCTGAATACTTATCAGAACTGCTGAAAGAATGGGGAATTCCTCACAATGTCCTGAATGCCCGACCCAAGGTGAATCCGAAAATTGTCCCTCTGCATAGCAAAAGCGGCATCGCTCAAATGATGCCAGCTAGTTCTGATATTATGTTTGTTCCTTCATTCAGTATGCTGCCAGGGAAGCTGATTTTATAGCCCAAGCAGGAAGAAAATATGCCATCACCATTTCTACAAATATGGCTGGTAGGGGTACTGACATTATTCTGGGAGGAAATCCGAAGGTATATTGGCTAACGTCTTTATCTTTTACCAGATGTTCGTCTAACCTGCAGTTGATTGTCTTCTTAGAGCATCTAGCTGtgtattatttttatcttttttgtgaTCTGTACATTGATTTCCTGCTCAAAAGTCACCTGCTTTGTTTGTGGGTTTAATCAGATGCTTGCAAGGGAAATTATAGAAGATAGCATCCTTTCATATCTAACGAGTGAAACTGTGGCTGATGATATTGACGATAATGAGTTATCACAGAAGGTATACGTGCTAAAGTATTCATATTATGATCTCATTACATAGGTATTCATAAGAATAAAGGTCGAAAGATCATTTACCCTATTCTACTATCCCATTGTAGAATAACTGAACTGTCCTGTAAAATCATATCAGGTattgtcaaaaataaaagtggGACCATCATCATTAGCTTTGCTAGCTAGAGCTTCACTTATGGGTTTGCCTCTATATCCAACACTTATTTTAGGAATTTGTGCGCATAGTCTTTGGATTATGTTTGATGTTTAGTTTCTTCATTTGGAATCAATTGACTCAGCAAAATATGTtggcaaaagtgaaagtaaaagcTGGACAAGGAAAAAGGCAAAGTCCGCGATCACAGAATCTTTGGAGAAAAGCCAGACCATGGATCCTCTGCAACTGCAGAATCTTGTCAACGAGCAGTCAGAAATGTACCCATTAGGCCCTGCTATTGCTCTGGCTTATCTGTCTGTCTTAAAGGACTGTGAGGCCCATTGCCTGCATGAAGGGTCTGAAGTGAAGAGGCTTGGAGGCCTTCATGTGATTGGGACATCTTTGCATGAGTCTCGGAGGATTGATAACCAGGTAAGCTATTAGTTTTGCTGATCTGCCTGGATGCTACTTGTTTGAAACAAATGTGTTAAtcttattattagttttaagtACTAGAGCAAACCCTTCCCCCAACCTGTCATCTCCAGTATATTGTTTTGACTTGCGAAcctttaaaaatatgtttcctGGACGACTATCTAGAATGGTAGTATGATGAACAAAGAATTACataatctttgttctttttacGAGTGAAATGCGATAATTTGTTTTCTCGAATTATGAATACAATAGTATCATTTTATTGTGAAGATGGTAGAGACCTTGCAGTCAACACGACATGTCATTTGCCGTCTTTGATGAATTCAAATGACTAAATGTATAATCTTCCAAGTTTCTGCTTCCATATTATCTTTTATAGCTTCGGGGCCGAGCTGGAAGGCAAGGAGATCCAGGATCCACGCGGTTTATGGTAAGGTAATCAGATCGATTATTCTCCGGAACTAAACTCTCTGTATTAGCTAAGTTACACGTAAAAGACTTCACTGCtttgataatataaaatttgcatcaatctgattttttttgggaatcaTACCAGTCTTTGTTATGCAACATGCTTCATATTACTGTTAATTTGCTTACAGCTTGCAAGATGAGATGTTTCAGAAGTTTAATTTTGATACTGAGTGGGCTGTGAGACTTATATCAAAGATCACAAACGATGAAGATTTACCAATTGAAGGTGACACAATAGTAAAACAAGTAAGGAGTTCATTGTTCTATTTTCTTTCTGGTTCCTTCATTGGTTTTTCATACAAATATTGTCTATTTCTGCTAATCTGGCTCATCTCATTCGACATTGTAGCTTCTAGCTCTCCAGATCAATGCAGAGAAATACTTCTTTGGTATAAGAAAAAGCCTGGTCGAGTTTGATGAAGTGTTAGAGGTACCAGCTTTGCCAATTATTTTTACTGGATTTGCATCTTAACCatatggaaatatatatctCTAGTACCATGATTATAAGCTTGAAAGACTACAGCTGTTTTCTCTTTACTTTGTTGCACACTTTTTTCATCTTTTACTGCCAGTTATACTATTTGAACGGTTATCGGTTGACCAATTTAAGTTTGAATTAGTTGTAGTTCATACCATATGTATGGTATATTCTGTATCTaaacaaacattttcttttcttctttaggTTCAAAGGAAGCATGTCTATGATTTAAGGCAACTACTTTTGACCGGAGAAAACGAAAGTTGCTCCCAGCATCTATTCCAGTAAGCACTACGTTGCAGTTACCTGTGTTTCATGTGCATAGTTTTTCAACCACTGACTCTTGAGTTTGAGATCTCACTGACTTAactacattattattattttgcagATATATGCAAGCTGTTGTAGATGAAATCGTCGTTGGAAATTCTAATCCACAGAAGGTAAATAAATCTCTTGTCCAGTAAAAATTTGCCAAATAAGGGTCATCAAACGCATTTTTCTCTAGAAAAAATATCTTGTTAATTTTTGCTGCaatgtttaattatttcttaatatatgaTCTCTTGTGGTAGCATCCAAGATACTGGAGCTTGGCCAAGTTATTGAAAGAGTTTATAGCTATCACAGGGAACCTACTGGATGGTAAgctttattctttgttttccatCTACTGCAGAATAATATCTTGCTTCTTGAGAAAAAATTCCACTCTCTCTCATGAGATCTAACAATAAGCTCTATCAGAGTCATTTTCTGGAGTCACAGAAGTAACCATGTTACAGTCCCTTGAAAACCTGCATGAGACAAGTTCAATAGATATGGAAGATTTTTACCTTCCGCACTTGCCAAAACCTCCAAACGTTTTCAGGGGAATTCGCAGAAAGAATTCTTCACTGCGACGTTGGCTCGATATCTGCTCCGATGATTTGACGGGGTGAGTACTAAAGTTAATAAAGTCTTTGTATAGATTGTGTCGACCTGTGTGTATCTTGAGAAAGACTTTGAGTTTAACTCTTTAAGGATATCGTCTGTAGGAGTGGGAGGTACCGGACATCAATTAATCTTCTGCGGAAGTTCCTCGGTGATTATCTGATTGCTTCATACTTGACTGTTGTTCAAGATTCTGGCTTTGATGATGGATACATAAAAGAAATAGAGGTACGTGATTATTTATGTCTCTACGTGTATTCACATGATTGACATTACCATGTCTGATCGATTTTCTTTTTGGGACATAGAGAGCAGTTCTTTTGAAgacattggattgttattggagAGACCATCTTGTGAACATGAATAAACTAAGCTCAGCGGTAAGGACAGTGATccttatctgttttttttttgttagcttTTTCCCGCTCTCTATCTGTCTGATTCTCATGTTAAATCTCAACAGGTGAATGTCAGAAGTTTTGCGCATAGAAACCCTCTCGAAGAATATAAGATTGATGGATGTCGGTTTTTCATCTCAATGCTAAGTGCAACCAGAAGGCTAACCATAGAATCAATCTTGCAGTACTGGTCATCACCGATGGATTCCCAAGAACTATTCATATCTTAAGACTCGATTGTTTCAAGCTGAGGTACCACACTTTACATTCTCTACTACTTATATACAATTGAATGCTAAAAAACTAGGCAATGTGCCCATTAATGCTCAAGTTTGATTACATCATGCTTTTAAATTGAAAGTTAATCTGATGTGGACGTTTAAAACAATGATCAATCTATCAGTGTCTTACAGTCCTCATGTTCCAGATGACACTGATGTCTTCACAATTTCTGCATTTTGCTGTCTATGCTAATGAGATCTCTAATCTCTGGCAGGTATTTTAACCAGACGAAATTTCACATTGGTAAATACACGGACCAGTTCGGTCTGGGTGATATTTTGGTATAACTAGACCAAAGTTTGGAAAACGAAGCTGAACACCGAACCTAATGGTTATGGAGTGGCGTACCGGGTTTTGAAATACACACTCAACGTTTTCTTTATGAGGGGGAAATGAATGTACAATATCACTGATTCACTGTTTATTGTCGATGATTATGATGTAAATGTGATTATCACAAAGAAGTATTTATTTGCGAAATCAGAACATGATGCGTATAATATTATTGATTGCTTGTTGAAACGTTGGGCGAAAACGCCAGCATAGTAAGAAAAAGttccaaaagaaaagtttacatAAGCGTATGCtcttaaacacaaaatcaaagaaataatattttgattggtgACTGGTGACCTCTGCTGTTCTTCTTGAATATATAAcagaaagcagagaagaagaagatgaaaaatccATTTCATTGTAGAAAGTGATTAATCATAAGGAAATAAATTCAATACTTAAGACATTTTCTCCataaacctaaattttattgAACCGGATCTGTTTACATTGGAATAAATAAACACTTTGGCGGtttcgagagagagaaaaaaataggagaaaaaaaatgaaacagaaaaaatcaCGCGTTGCTAAAAATAGAAACATGTGCATTGAGTCATAAAGGCATATAGAAACTGAAAAACACCAGCATAATAAGAAAAGGTTCCAAAATAAATGTTTACATAAGCGTAAGCtcttaaacacaaaatcaaagaaaaaatattaattggtGACTGGTGACTGGTGACCTCTTTAGTTCTTGAAAcagaaagcagagaagaagaagatgaaaaatccATTTCATTGTAGAAACTGATTAATCATCAGGAAATAAATTCAATGCTTAAGACATTTTCTCTGTAACCCTAAATTTTATTGAACCGGATCTGTTGTTTACATTGGAATAAATAAACACGTTGGCAATttcgagagaaagaaaaaaaaaaggagaagaaaaatgaaacagaaaaaatcaCGCGTtgctaaaaatagaaacaagtgCATTGAGTCATAAAGGCATACAGAAACTGAAAAACGCCAGCATAGTAAGAAAAAGTTCCAAAATAAATGTTTACATAAGCATACGCtcttaaacacaaaatcaaagaaagaataTTCATTAGTGACTGGTGACCTCTGCTGTTCTTCttgaatacacaacaaaaagcagagaagaagaagatgaaaaatccTTTTCATTGTAGAAACTGATTAATCATCAAGAAATAAATTCAATGCTTAAGAAATTTTATCcgtaaacctaaattttattgAACTGGATCTGTTGTTTCAATgggaataaataaaaatgctgGCGGTttcgagagaaagaaaaaaaaggagaagaaaaatgaaacagaaaaaatcaCGCGTTGCTAAAAATAGAAACAGGTGTGTTGAGTCATAAAGGcataaaaaactgaaaaacgcCAGCATAGTATGAAAAAGTTccaaaagaaatgtttacaTAAGCGTAAGCtcttaaacacaaaatcaaagaaagaataTTGATTAGTGACTGGTGACCTctactcttcttcttgaataCATAACagaaagcagagaagaaaaagatgaaaaatccaTTTCATTGTAGAAAATGATTAATCATTATGAAATAAATTCAATGCTTAAGACATTTTCTCcgtaaacctaaattttattgAACCAGATCTGTTGTTTACATTGGAATAAATAAACACGTTGGCGGtttcgagagagagaaaaaaaaaaagacaagaaaaatgaaacagagaaaatcACGCGTTGCTAAAAATAGAAACAGGTGCATTGAGTCATAAAGGCATATAGAAACTGAAAAACGCCAGCATAGTAAAAAAAGttccaaaagaaaagtttacatAAGCGTAAGCtcttaaacacaaaatcaaagaaataataTTGATTGGTGACTGGTGACCTCTGCTGTTCTTCTTGAATACATaacagaaaacagagaagaagaagatgaaaaattcATCTCATTGTAGAAACTGATTAATCATCAGAAAATAAATTCAATACTTAAGACATTTTCTCcgtaaacctaaattttattgAACCGGATCTGTTGTTTACATTGGAATAAATAAACACTTTGGCGGtttcgagagagagaaaaaaaaaggagaagaaaaatgaaactgaaaaaaTCACGCGTTGCTAAAAATAGAAACATGTGCATTGAGTCATAAAGGCATACAGAAACTGAAAAATGCCAGCAGAGTAAGAAAAAGTTCCAAAATAAATGTTTACATAAGCGTAAGCtcttaaacacaaaatcaaagaaagaataTTAATTGGTGACTGGTGACCTCTTTAGGTCTTCTGGAATACATAAcagaaagcagagaagaagaagatgaaaaatccATTTCATTGTAGAAACTGATTAATCATCAAGAAATAAATTCAATGCTTAAGACATTTTCTCcgtaaacctaaattttatcGAACCGGATATGTTGTTTACATGGGAATAAATAAACACGTTGGCGGtttcgagagagagaaaaaaaaggagaagaaaaatgaaacagagaaaatcACGCGTTACTAAAAATAGAAACAGGTGCATTGAGTCATAAAGGcatatagaaattgaaaaacgCCAGCATAGTAAAAAAAGttccaaaagaaaagtttacatAAGCGTAAGCtcttaaacacaaaatcaaagaaataataTTGATTGGTGACTTGTGACCTCTGCTGTTCTTCTTGAATACATAACataaaatagagaagaagaagatgaaaaattcATCTCATTGTAGAAACTTATTAATCATCAGAAAATAAATTCAATACTTAAGACATTTTCTCcgtaaacctaaattttattgAACCGGATCTGTTGTTTACATAGGAATAAATAAACACTTTGGCGGtttcgagagagagaaaaaaaaaggagaagaaaaatgaaactgaACAAATCATGCGTTGCTAAAAATAGAAACATGTGCATTGAGTCATAAAGGCATACAGAAACTGAAAAACGCCAGCAGAGTAAGAAAAAGTTCCAAAATAAATGTTTACATAAGTGTTAGCtcttaaacacaaaatcaaagaaagaataTTAATTGGTGACTGGTGACCTCTGCTGTTCTTCTTGAATACATAACagaaagcagagaagaaaaagatgaaaaatccaTTTCATTGTAGAAACTAGACATTTTCTCCataaacctaaattttattgAACCAGGTATGTTGTTTACATGGGAATAAATAAACACGTTGGCGGGttcgagagagagaaaaaaaaaggagaagaagaatgaaacagagaaaatcACGCGTTGCTAAAAATAGAAACAGGTGCATTGAGTCATAAAGGCATACAGAAACTGAAAAACGCCAGCAGAGTAAGAAAAAGTTccaaaagaaatgtttacaTAAGTGTTAGCtcttaaacacaaaatcaaagaaagaataTTAATTGGTGACTGGTGACCTCTGCTGTTCTTCTTGAATACATAACagaaagcagagaagaaaaagatgaaaaatccaTTTCATTGTAGAAACTGATCATAAAGGCATACAGAAACTGAAAAACGCCAGCAGAGTAAGAAAAAGTTccaaaagaaatg is part of the Camelina sativa cultivar DH55 unplaced genomic scaffold, Cs unpScaffold00535, whole genome shotgun sequence genome and encodes:
- the LOC104773413 gene encoding protein translocase subunit SECA2, chloroplastic, with the translated sequence MGSVSNFVNPNTCQPAPCLLSRSNKFPWTKPVSGVLFPRSVTPIQRCHLVRRNCVVSASLMGNLGRMKRNVQDFTSMNYWVVRDYYRLVQSVNFLEPLIQSLSDEQLKAKTSEFRERLMRGESLADMQAEAFAVVREAAKRTIGMRHFDVQIIGGGVLHDGSIAEMKTGEGKTLVSTLAAYLNALTGEGVHVVTVNDYLAQRDAEWMGRVHRFLGLSVGLIQRGMKAEERKFNYSCDITYTNNSELGFDYLRDNLTSNREQLVMRWPKPFHFAIVDEVDSVLIDEGRNPLLISGEANENAARYPVAAKVAELLLKDIHYKAELKENSVELTEDGISLAEMALETVDLWDENDPWARFVMNALKAKEFYKRDVQYIVRDGKALIINELTGRVEDKRRWSEGVHQAVEAKEGLEIQADSIVVAQITYQSLFKLYPKLSGMTGTAKTEEKEFLKMFQIPVIEVPTNLSNIRIDLPIQAFATARGKWEYVRREVEDMFGQGRPVLVGTTSVENSEYLSELLKEWGIPHNVLNARPKYAAREADFIAQAGRKYAITISTNMAGRGTDIILGGNPKMLAREIIEDSILSYLTSETVADDIDDNELSQKVLSKIKVGPSSLALLARASLMAKYVGKSESKSWTRKKAKSAITESLEKSQTMDPLQLQNLVNEQSEMYPLGPAIALAYLSVLKDCEAHCLHEGSEVKRLGGLHVIGTSLHESRRIDNQLRGRAGRQGDPGSTRFMVSLQDEMFQKFNFDTEWAVRLISKITNDEDLPIEGDTIVKQLLALQINAEKYFFGIRKSLVEFDEVLEVQRKHVYDLRQLLLTGENESCSQHLFQYMQAVVDEIVVGNSNPQKHPRYWSLAKLLKEFIAITGNLLDESFSGVTEVTMLQSLENLHETSSIDMEDFYLPHLPKPPNVFRGIRRKNSSLRRWLDICSDDLTGSGRYRTSINLLRKFLGDYLIASYLTVVQDSGFDDGYIKEIERAVLLKTLDCYWRDHLVNMNKLSSAVNVRSFAHRNPLEEYKIDGCRFFISMLSATRRLTIESILQYWSSPMDSQELFIS